One window from the genome of Pseudomonadota bacterium encodes:
- a CDS encoding ATP-binding cassette domain-containing protein, translating into MRRIISGYVRPHLGLIIAATLLMLLSAGMTGLLAKLMEPVIDDVFSQGDLKQLWQVAILIFSAFTLRGAATYGHTVLMGKAGQAMIADVQKELFSKLIRMDIAAFQQKDSGHLIVRMVSDTTMMRMAMADSITGLAKGSFTLVVLVCVMFYQDWKLTLISLFIFPPISYGVMRLGKKLRKTATLMQEESGNLTAVLQQSFQGIRHIRAYGLEEHEDTRVKNNITRLYKFYLKVIRTSALATPLSETVAGLAIVTIIIYGGYQVMDGATTAGKLFSFIAAFLLAYEPMKRLANLNTVLQTGLAAAQRVFDAMDVQPGIADRLDAKELKLKKAPEITFENVCFAYPDNNKSSEAETALDHLSFTVPAGKTVALVGPSGAGKSTVINLLLRLYDADEGRILVNGEDIRNVTLASLRGHAALVSQDVTVFNDTARDNIRCSRFDADDDAVEDAAKAATAHEFILEMENGYDTVLGEKGATLSGGQRQRIAIARAVLRGAPLLLLDEATSALDNESERAVQSALKKLQKGRTTLVIAHRLSTVQNADLIYVIDRGKIVEHGTHKELLKKDGVYKRLYGGGTHS; encoded by the coding sequence ATGCGCCGTATCATTTCCGGCTATGTGCGCCCGCATCTGGGACTCATTATCGCCGCCACCTTGCTGATGCTGCTCTCCGCCGGCATGACGGGACTGCTCGCCAAACTGATGGAGCCTGTCATTGATGACGTCTTTTCACAAGGGGATCTGAAACAGCTCTGGCAGGTTGCTATTCTGATTTTCAGTGCCTTCACCCTGCGCGGCGCAGCAACATACGGTCATACCGTTCTGATGGGAAAAGCAGGGCAAGCCATGATTGCCGATGTGCAGAAAGAGCTCTTTTCAAAACTGATCCGCATGGATATTGCCGCTTTCCAGCAAAAAGACAGCGGTCATTTGATTGTCCGTATGGTCTCGGACACCACGATGATGCGTATGGCAATGGCCGACAGCATCACAGGTCTGGCAAAGGGCAGTTTCACACTCGTCGTACTGGTCTGCGTGATGTTTTATCAGGACTGGAAACTGACTCTGATTTCCCTGTTCATCTTCCCGCCGATCTCTTACGGCGTCATGCGGCTGGGTAAAAAACTGCGCAAAACCGCGACCCTGATGCAGGAGGAATCCGGTAACCTTACCGCCGTTCTGCAGCAAAGTTTTCAAGGAATCCGGCATATCCGCGCCTATGGGCTGGAAGAACATGAAGATACCCGCGTCAAAAACAATATTACCCGCCTTTACAAATTCTATCTGAAGGTCATCCGCACCTCGGCGCTCGCGACACCGCTCTCTGAAACCGTTGCAGGGCTGGCAATCGTCACCATTATCATCTATGGCGGTTATCAGGTCATGGATGGTGCAACCACCGCCGGCAAGCTGTTTTCCTTTATCGCAGCCTTCCTTCTGGCTTATGAGCCGATGAAACGTCTTGCCAATTTGAATACGGTTCTGCAAACAGGACTTGCCGCCGCGCAGCGGGTTTTTGACGCGATGGATGTGCAGCCGGGCATTGCCGACCGCCTCGATGCCAAAGAATTGAAACTGAAAAAAGCCCCCGAAATCACTTTCGAAAATGTCTGTTTTGCCTATCCCGACAATAACAAATCAAGCGAGGCCGAAACGGCGCTAGATCATCTCAGCTTTACCGTTCCCGCAGGCAAAACCGTTGCGCTGGTCGGACCTTCCGGCGCCGGTAAAAGCACCGTCATCAATCTGCTGCTGCGCCTTTATGATGCCGATGAAGGGCGCATTCTGGTGAATGGGGAGGATATCCGTAACGTAACCCTCGCCAGTCTGCGCGGACATGCCGCGCTGGTCAGTCAGGACGTCACCGTCTTTAACGACACCGCCCGCGACAATATCCGCTGCAGCCGCTTTGATGCCGATGATGACGCGGTTGAAGACGCCGCCAAAGCCGCCACGGCGCATGAGTTCATTCTGGAGATGGAAAACGGCTATGATACGGTTCTGGGTGAGAAGGGGGCAACGCTTTCCGGCGGGCAACGGCAGCGTATCGCCATCGCCCGCGCCGTATTGCGCGGCGCACCGCTGCTGCTGCTGGATGAAGCCACCTCCGCCCTTGATAATGAATCGGAGCGCGCCGTCCAGTCAGCCTTAAAGAAACTGCAAAAGGGACGCACAACGCTTGTGATCGCCCACCGGTTGTCCACCGTACAGAATGCCGATCTGATTTACGTGATTGACCGCGGCAAAATCGTTGAACACGGCACACATAAGGAATTGTTGAAAAAAGACGGCGTCTATAAACGCCTTTACGGCGGAGGCACCCATTCTTAA
- a CDS encoding lysophospholipase yields MLPPPQIGLALGSGLARGFVHIGVLRGLKRHGITPTILSGTSMGALVGGAYLAGRLDALEDWACSLNRLKVLSYLDFRVRSGGLIGGKRLLKLMMTHFGEVEVEELPYPFVSICTDLMTGHEVWLRSGRLVDVIRASFSLPGVFPPVFMKNRWLIDGALTNPVPVSACQALGARMTIAVNPNGDIIGKASKPGADFPKVAGFDLLDESDDNPEVKAAKSFSLTRRIFRREEKEPSMFGVMVSSMNIAQDRLARSRLAGDPPDVLITPRVGHIGLMEFDRAEELIDEGEAAVERALPDIKAAYTVLCTHYNA; encoded by the coding sequence ATGCTGCCGCCGCCGCAAATCGGTCTGGCGCTGGGCAGCGGCCTTGCCCGCGGCTTTGTGCATATCGGTGTTTTGCGCGGGTTAAAGCGGCACGGCATTACGCCGACGATTTTATCGGGAACCTCGATGGGGGCGCTGGTTGGCGGCGCTTATTTGGCGGGGCGGCTGGATGCGCTGGAAGACTGGGCCTGTTCCCTGAACCGTTTGAAGGTTTTATCCTATCTTGATTTCCGTGTCCGCAGCGGCGGGCTGATCGGCGGTAAACGGCTTTTAAAGCTGATGATGACGCATTTCGGCGAGGTCGAGGTCGAAGAACTGCCTTATCCTTTCGTATCGATTTGTACCGATTTGATGACAGGTCACGAGGTCTGGCTGCGGTCGGGACGTTTGGTGGATGTGATCCGCGCATCTTTTTCCCTGCCGGGTGTGTTCCCGCCTGTTTTCATGAAAAACCGCTGGCTGATTGACGGTGCGTTGACCAATCCCGTACCGGTTTCCGCCTGTCAGGCGCTGGGCGCGCGGATGACGATTGCCGTGAACCCGAATGGCGATATTATCGGTAAAGCATCAAAACCCGGTGCGGATTTCCCGAAAGTTGCCGGTTTTGACCTGCTGGATGAAAGCGATGATAATCCCGAAGTGAAGGCGGCGAAAAGCTTTTCACTGACGCGCCGTATTTTCCGTCGCGAGGAAAAAGAACCGAGTATGTTTGGTGTCATGGTGTCTTCCATGAATATTGCGCAGGACAGGCTGGCGCGCTCACGCCTTGCCGGTGACCCGCCTGACGTTCTGATTACGCCGCGTGTCGGTCATATCGGATTAATGGAATTTGACCGCGCCGAAGAGCTGATTGATGAAGGGGAAGCCGCCGTTGAACGCGCCCTGCCTGACATCAAAGCCGCCTATACGGTTTTATGCACGCATTATAACGCCTAG
- a CDS encoding lysine-2,3-aminomutase-like protein: MTAKKQQIPQAALENRPAGFGDDADLNRVAARYAVRVTPAVYDTIAKPAPDDPVALQYLPDARELSETPDELTDPIGDHSHSPVPGIVHRYPDRVLLMPVSRCAVYCRYCFRREKVGKGAGLLEPAQLDAALDYIRGNQNIWEVILSGGDPLILSPRRLSHILAELDKIDHIGVIRIHSRVPVADPGRITDALCTLLKKMQKPVYIAVHINHAQELSPAVETAFKKLHKAGCVLLSQSVLLKGVNNNAATLETLFRRLVSLRVRPYYLHHPDKAPGTAHFRLPLAEGQQIMRELRGRLSGLAQPVYMLDIPGGHGKIPLTPCYLSAEGDGIYQISDPSGRTHFYQD; the protein is encoded by the coding sequence ATGACAGCTAAAAAACAACAAATACCGCAGGCCGCACTGGAAAACCGTCCGGCAGGGTTCGGCGATGATGCGGATTTAAACCGCGTTGCCGCACGCTATGCCGTGCGCGTTACCCCTGCCGTTTACGACACAATCGCAAAACCCGCCCCGGATGATCCGGTCGCCCTGCAATATCTGCCTGATGCGCGGGAACTGTCCGAAACACCGGATGAGCTGACCGACCCGATCGGTGATCACAGCCACAGCCCTGTCCCCGGTATTGTCCACCGCTATCCCGACCGTGTTCTGCTGATGCCGGTATCACGCTGCGCCGTTTACTGCCGCTATTGCTTCCGCCGTGAAAAAGTCGGCAAAGGCGCGGGACTGCTGGAACCCGCACAGCTTGACGCCGCACTGGACTACATCCGCGGCAATCAAAATATCTGGGAGGTCATCCTCAGCGGCGGCGACCCCCTGATCCTCAGCCCGCGCCGGCTTAGCCATATTCTGGCAGAACTGGACAAAATCGACCATATCGGCGTCATCCGCATTCACAGCCGCGTCCCTGTTGCCGATCCCGGCCGTATCACGGATGCGCTTTGCACATTGCTAAAAAAAATGCAAAAGCCCGTTTATATCGCCGTACATATCAACCATGCACAGGAATTATCGCCCGCGGTTGAAACCGCCTTCAAAAAACTCCATAAGGCAGGCTGTGTGCTGCTATCCCAATCCGTGCTGCTTAAAGGCGTGAATAATAACGCCGCCACACTGGAAACGCTGTTCCGCCGCCTTGTCAGTCTGCGCGTCCGTCCCTATTATCTGCACCACCCTGATAAAGCGCCGGGTACGGCACATTTCCGGCTACCGCTTGCCGAAGGGCAACAGATTATGCGGGAATTGCGCGGACGGCTCTCCGGTCTGGCACAGCCTGTCTATATGCTGGATATTCCGGGCGGTCACGGCAAAATCCCGCTCACACCCTGCTATCTTTCCGCCGAAGGTGACGGCATCTATCAAATCAGCGACCCGTCCGGCCGCACACATTTTTATCAGGATTAA
- a CDS encoding universal stress protein: MTQIDQFESIFRAADKTLYAYQMPEIRKILVVTDLTVKASEAFLVQLQEFLSVLSVPKEPKWVPVSGKDFKSSADLLKLVKKHKPDLICTYRNLQSAGWKYPHSLGEHLDVLVQLADVPVMILPHPEAGRADRHAMQNTNRVMVLTDHLSDSHDLVNIAVRLTREKGRLSLVHLEDTQVFERYIDAISKIATIDTDEAREKIKERLLKEPRDYIASCAAVLASHDVKIKIRSVVGFGHHITAFKKKIDKQKLDLIVMRGKDKTQMAMHGIVYPLAVEIRQIPLLLI, from the coding sequence ATGACGCAAATCGATCAATTTGAAAGCATTTTCCGCGCGGCGGATAAAACACTTTACGCCTATCAGATGCCGGAGATCAGAAAAATTCTGGTGGTGACGGATCTGACGGTCAAGGCATCGGAGGCTTTTCTGGTGCAGCTGCAGGAGTTTTTATCCGTTCTGTCCGTGCCGAAAGAGCCGAAATGGGTGCCGGTCAGCGGCAAGGATTTTAAAAGCTCCGCCGATCTTCTGAAACTGGTAAAAAAACACAAACCCGATCTGATTTGTACCTATCGTAACCTGCAGAGCGCGGGATGGAAATACCCGCATTCGCTGGGCGAGCATCTGGATGTGCTGGTACAGCTGGCGGATGTGCCGGTGATGATTCTGCCGCATCCGGAAGCCGGACGCGCTGACCGCCACGCCATGCAGAATACCAACCGTGTCATGGTGCTGACCGATCATTTATCCGACAGCCATGATCTGGTGAATATTGCCGTAAGGCTGACCCGTGAAAAGGGGCGTTTGTCACTGGTACACCTGGAGGATACGCAAGTTTTTGAGCGCTATATTGATGCGATTTCAAAAATTGCCACGATTGATACCGATGAAGCGCGGGAAAAAATCAAGGAAAGGCTGTTGAAAGAGCCGCGTGATTATATCGCCTCCTGCGCTGCGGTATTGGCAAGCCATGATGTGAAAATCAAAATCAGATCCGTTGTCGGCTTTGGCCACCACATTACGGCCTTCAAGAAGAAAATCGATAAACAGAAACTGGACCTGATCGTTATGCGCGGCAAGGATAAAACACAGATGGCGATGCACGGCATCGTTTATCCGTTGGCGGTTGAAATCAGGCAGATTCCGCTGCTGCTTATTTGA
- a CDS encoding nucleoside deaminase: MTSDHEHFMREAIALSAQNMEDNTGGPFGAVIVKDGKIVGRGSNKVTSSNDPTAHAEVVAIRDACKNLDDFSLAGCEIYTSCEPCPMCLSAIYWSRLDKIYFANTQHDAAEIDFDDRFLYEQVALPKEERSLPSVPLLRDEALKVFKEWQQKTDKIPY, translated from the coding sequence ATGACGAGCGACCACGAGCACTTTATGCGCGAGGCCATTGCGCTTTCTGCGCAGAATATGGAAGACAATACCGGCGGGCCTTTTGGCGCGGTTATTGTGAAAGACGGCAAGATCGTCGGGCGCGGGTCGAATAAAGTGACATCCTCAAATGATCCGACGGCACATGCCGAGGTGGTTGCCATCCGCGATGCCTGTAAAAATCTGGACGATTTTTCGCTGGCGGGATGTGAAATCTATACCAGTTGTGAACCCTGCCCGATGTGTTTATCGGCGATTTACTGGTCACGGCTGGATAAAATCTATTTCGCCAATACCCAGCATGATGCGGCGGAAATTGATTTTGATGACCGCTTTTTATATGAACAGGTCGCCCTGCCCAAGGAAGAACGCAGCTTGCCATCCGTGCCGCTGTTGCGGGATGAGGCACTGAAAGTGTTTAAGGAATGGCAGCAAAAAACCGATAAAATCCCCTATTAA
- the trpD gene encoding anthranilate phosphoribosyltransferase, giving the protein MNAQKDSIHRLVHDELSMDGQLDCLRGLTLDNLTPELVTEAVKLFRGQMIAVPLPHKDAVDPVGTGGDKSGSFNISTTSALAAAAAGTAIAKHGNISISSKSGGIDLLQELHLTIPGTAAQAVSEFERNNIVFFFAQIFHPVFKNFTAARRALAAEGVITLFNILGPLLNPAETQRTVTGVFRADLVPLVAEVKRATGIKKALIVHGNGMDELTLTGENIIAEINGGDIRYYTKMPEDFGFKSCTAEDIQGGSPQENAVITRAIFDGSITGAKKDIVALNTAAAIYVGDDDITFDTALEKARAVIENGAATALLERLATV; this is encoded by the coding sequence ATGAATGCGCAAAAAGACTCCATCCACCGCCTTGTTCATGATGAATTATCTATGGACGGGCAGCTGGATTGTCTGCGCGGATTGACGCTGGACAATCTGACGCCGGAACTGGTGACGGAGGCCGTAAAGCTGTTCCGCGGGCAGATGATTGCCGTGCCGCTGCCGCATAAGGATGCGGTTGACCCTGTCGGGACGGGCGGTGATAAATCCGGCAGTTTTAATATTTCGACCACGTCGGCCTTGGCGGCGGCAGCGGCGGGAACGGCGATTGCCAAACACGGCAATATTTCCATCTCGAGCAAATCGGGTGGGATTGATCTGCTGCAGGAACTGCATCTGACAATCCCCGGCACAGCGGCGCAGGCGGTGTCGGAATTTGAGCGCAATAATATCGTTTTCTTTTTTGCGCAGATATTCCATCCGGTTTTTAAAAACTTCACCGCGGCGCGGCGGGCGCTGGCGGCGGAAGGTGTGATTACGCTGTTTAATATTCTGGGGCCGTTATTGAATCCTGCCGAAACGCAGCGCACGGTAACAGGTGTGTTTCGCGCCGATCTTGTGCCGCTGGTGGCGGAGGTGAAACGCGCGACCGGCATTAAAAAGGCGCTGATCGTCCATGGCAACGGCATGGACGAACTGACATTAACGGGGGAGAATATCATCGCGGAAATCAATGGGGGTGATATTCGCTATTACACAAAAATGCCGGAGGATTTCGGTTTTAAATCCTGCACGGCGGAAGATATTCAGGGCGGCAGCCCACAGGAAAATGCGGTGATTACCCGCGCTATTTTCGACGGCAGTATTACAGGTGCAAAAAAAGACATCGTGGCTTTGAATACAGCGGCAGCAATTTATGTCGGGGATGACGACATCACATTTGATACGGCGCTGGAAAAAGCGCGGGCGGTGATTGAAAACGGCGCGGCAACGGCATTGCTGGAAAGGCTGGCAACAGTATGA
- a CDS encoding indole-3-glycerol-phosphate synthase produces MSILDEIVAHKREEIKALADVSNPVHCTRDFAQLFENAPCLIAELKAASPSEGVIAENFEPETQAAKYVAGGANAISVLTDKKYFGGSFEVLRKTRALTDLPLLCKEFIIDEKQIRVARDCGADLVLLIVKILRDEELLRLKNAVEDLGMAALIEIQNEEELERALKTSPDLLLINNRNLTSFDVDMGTTENLLAGIPDHVKAIAASGIKTPSDLENFSPRVDGFLIGTTLMRSEDPAAFLRNCRGTWKTHAA; encoded by the coding sequence ATGAGCATATTGGACGAGATTGTTGCGCATAAGCGGGAAGAGATAAAGGCACTGGCGGATGTCTCAAACCCGGTGCATTGTACACGTGATTTTGCGCAGCTGTTTGAAAATGCACCCTGCCTGATTGCGGAGCTGAAGGCGGCCTCGCCATCCGAGGGGGTGATTGCCGAAAATTTTGAACCGGAAACGCAAGCCGCGAAATATGTCGCAGGCGGCGCGAACGCGATTTCCGTTTTGACGGATAAAAAATATTTCGGCGGCAGTTTTGAGGTGCTGCGTAAAACGCGGGCGCTGACGGATTTGCCGCTACTGTGCAAAGAATTCATTATTGATGAAAAGCAAATTCGCGTAGCGCGTGATTGCGGTGCGGATCTGGTCTTGCTGATTGTGAAGATTTTGCGTGATGAAGAATTACTGCGGTTGAAAAATGCGGTGGAAGATTTGGGTATGGCGGCGCTGATTGAAATTCAGAATGAGGAAGAGTTAGAGCGCGCTTTGAAAACATCTCCCGATCTGCTGTTGATCAATAACCGCAATCTGACCAGCTTTGATGTTGATATGGGTACAACGGAAAATCTGCTGGCGGGCATTCCCGATCATGTGAAAGCGATTGCCGCCTCGGGCATTAAAACGCCGTCCGATCTTGAAAATTTTTCACCGCGTGTTGACGGTTTTCTGATTGGCACGACATTAATGCGGTCGGAAGATCCTGCCGCATTTCTGCGGAATTGCCGCGGAACATGGAAGACACATGCAGCCTAA
- a CDS encoding phosphoribosylanthranilate isomerase, with protein MQPKVKICGITNLGDALLAESLGADFIGFVFAEKSPRRVSETTAREISAALTRARAVGVFVEHSRDETERIAEECGLWGVQHYTYFPEGFWGPHYIYALRLGAPDAPQDFSSLNCDYMLIDSYDEKQHGGTGKVFDWTELPSGINRARVFLAGGLGPHNICAAARENTFSLDLSSSVEARPGKKDPAKLKKLFTNLKHCEG; from the coding sequence ATGCAGCCTAAAGTAAAGATATGCGGTATTACGAATTTGGGTGATGCGCTTTTGGCGGAAAGTCTGGGGGCGGATTTTATCGGATTTGTCTTTGCGGAGAAATCGCCGCGCCGCGTCAGTGAAACAACGGCCAGGGAAATTTCCGCTGCGCTGACAAGGGCGCGCGCTGTTGGTGTGTTTGTCGAACACAGCCGCGATGAAACCGAACGGATAGCGGAGGAGTGCGGCTTATGGGGTGTGCAGCATTATACTTATTTCCCCGAAGGGTTCTGGGGGCCGCATTATATTTACGCACTGCGGCTGGGCGCGCCGGATGCGCCACAAGATTTTTCTTCCCTGAATTGTGATTATATGCTAATTGATTCCTATGATGAAAAACAACATGGCGGCACAGGCAAAGTATTCGATTGGACGGAACTTCCGTCCGGCATTAACCGTGCGCGCGTTTTTCTGGCCGGCGGCCTAGGACCTCATAACATCTGCGCGGCCGCACGCGAAAACACATTCTCTCTTGATCTTTCCAGTAGCGTAGAAGCCCGCCCCGGGAAAAAAGACCCGGCAAAGCTCAAAAAACTTTTTACCAATTTAAAACATTGTGAAGGATAA
- the trpB gene encoding tryptophan synthase subunit beta — translation MTVSLRNLPDEKGYFGDFGGRFVPDTLMQPLLDLQAAYLEIKDTAEFKDDLADLLNHFVGRPTPLYFCARLTAECGGAKIYLKREDLTHTGAHKINNAVGQILLAKHMGKTRIIAETGAGQHGVATAAVAAKMGMGCVVYMGAEDIKRQEPNVFRMRLLGAEVRGVESGSATLKDAVSEAMRDWVSNVADSYYLLGSALGPHPYPMIVRDFHKVIGQEARAQILETEGRLPDEICACLGGGSNAIGAFHEFLDDKEVALTAVEAGGTAIETGHHAARFSGGHAGIFQGMKSYVLQDKSGQISLTESISAGLDYAGVGPEHANLMEEGRVQYLYVHDKEALAAFRKLSRMEGILPALESSHALAYGLRRAKEMTQEQIIIVNLSGRGDKDMGIVMEALAEELSL, via the coding sequence ATGACAGTTTCCTTACGGAACCTGCCCGATGAAAAGGGTTATTTCGGAGATTTCGGCGGGCGCTTTGTACCCGATACGCTGATGCAGCCGCTGCTGGATTTGCAGGCGGCTTATCTGGAGATAAAAGATACGGCGGAATTCAAAGATGATTTGGCGGATTTGCTCAATCATTTTGTCGGCAGGCCGACACCGCTGTATTTCTGTGCGCGTTTGACGGCGGAATGCGGCGGCGCGAAAATCTATCTGAAACGCGAAGATCTGACCCATACCGGCGCACATAAAATTAATAATGCCGTCGGGCAGATTTTGCTGGCCAAACATATGGGTAAAACCCGCATCATTGCCGAAACCGGCGCAGGGCAACACGGTGTGGCGACGGCAGCTGTTGCGGCCAAGATGGGCATGGGCTGCGTTGTCTATATGGGGGCGGAGGATATCAAGCGGCAGGAGCCGAATGTGTTCCGTATGCGTCTGCTGGGCGCGGAAGTGCGCGGTGTGGAAAGCGGTTCGGCAACTTTGAAAGATGCCGTATCCGAAGCGATGCGCGACTGGGTCAGCAATGTTGCCGATAGTTATTATCTGCTGGGATCGGCTTTGGGGCCGCATCCTTATCCGATGATTGTGCGCGATTTTCACAAAGTCATCGGGCAGGAAGCGCGGGCGCAAATTCTGGAAACGGAAGGCCGGTTGCCGGATGAAATCTGCGCCTGTCTTGGCGGCGGCTCAAACGCGATCGGGGCTTTTCACGAGTTTCTGGATGATAAAGAGGTTGCACTGACGGCGGTCGAAGCCGGCGGCACGGCGATTGAAACAGGTCATCACGCGGCGCGTTTTTCCGGCGGGCATGCGGGAATTTTCCAAGGTATGAAAAGCTATGTTTTGCAGGATAAAAGCGGACAGATTTCTCTGACGGAGTCCATTTCCGCAGGATTGGATTATGCCGGTGTCGGCCCCGAACATGCCAATCTGATGGAAGAAGGGCGCGTGCAGTATTTATATGTGCATGATAAAGAAGCGCTGGCGGCTTTCCGGAAATTGAGCCGGATGGAGGGTATTCTGCCTGCGCTGGAATCATCGCATGCGCTGGCTTACGGGCTGCGCCGTGCAAAGGAAATGACACAAGAGCAAATCATTATCGTTAATCTTTCCGGGCGCGGCGATAAAGATATGGGGATTGTGATGGAAGCATTGGCAGAGGAGTTGTCGTTATGA
- a CDS encoding tryptophan synthase subunit alpha: MSRIASTFAKGKAFIPYITAGDPDMATTLSVLKTLARSGADMIELGIPFTDPVADGPTIQKASERALKHPFRMESIFGLVKEFRSAGFETPVVLMSYANPVFVYGYEAFAKEAVASGIDAALLTDIPPEEAEDYVAAAKKYGLGTVFLCSPTTSPERLKLVDDASTAYVYYVARAGVTGARDDLPRDVQEALADLKKNLKKPLCVGFGISTPQQAEVMAKYADGVIVGSALVGLFERWRGTELLSHIAKLTQDLKGAIHA, from the coding sequence ATGAGCAGAATCGCAAGCACATTTGCCAAAGGCAAAGCCTTTATTCCCTATATTACGGCGGGCGATCCCGATATGGCGACGACGCTGTCGGTTTTGAAAACACTGGCACGCAGCGGCGCGGATATGATCGAGCTGGGGATTCCTTTTACCGACCCTGTTGCCGATGGTCCGACGATTCAAAAAGCGTCCGAACGTGCTTTAAAACATCCGTTCCGCATGGAAAGCATTTTCGGGCTGGTGAAGGAATTCCGTTCGGCGGGATTTGAAACACCGGTTGTATTGATGAGCTACGCCAATCCTGTTTTTGTCTACGGCTATGAGGCCTTTGCCAAAGAGGCGGTGGCAAGCGGTATTGATGCGGCTTTGCTGACGGATATTCCGCCGGAGGAAGCGGAAGACTATGTTGCTGCGGCAAAAAAATACGGGCTGGGAACGGTCTTTCTGTGTTCGCCGACGACATCACCGGAACGGCTGAAACTGGTCGATGATGCCTCCACCGCCTATGTCTATTATGTGGCGCGTGCGGGGGTGACGGGCGCGCGCGATGATCTGCCCCGTGATGTACAGGAAGCATTGGCGGATTTGAAGAAAAATCTGAAGAAACCGCTTTGTGTCGGCTTCGGTATTTCGACGCCGCAGCAGGCGGAGGTGATGGCAAAATATGCGGATGGGGTTATTGTCGGCTCCGCCCTTGTCGGTTTGTTTGAGCGATGGCGCGGGACGGAACTTCTCTCGCATATCGCAAAACTGACGCAGGATTTAAAAGGAGCCATTCATGCTTAA